From a single Rutidosis leptorrhynchoides isolate AG116_Rl617_1_P2 chromosome 5, CSIRO_AGI_Rlap_v1, whole genome shotgun sequence genomic region:
- the LOC139848796 gene encoding GDSL esterase/lipase At4g16230-like: MGRRTFMFRYTQEVVNVVVTALMVLFWSGMTCLGKPLPAQFIFGDSLVDAGNNNYLVTLSKANFPPYGIDFGMPTGRYTNGRTITDILGQELGEKDFRPPYLAPTTVGPVVLKGVNYASGGGGILNETGYIFIGRLNMDAQLDNFANTRHDIISRIDVPATQDLLNKALYSVTMGSNDFINNYLTPVLSTKEQKRVSPEEFVGIMISRFRGQLKRLYYFGARKIVVSNVGPIGCIPYVRDTNMSGEKCAALPNHLAQLFNSQLKSLLEDLNNSLEGSLFIYADVNRIVNDIIQNFKSYGFDNGDHACCRVLGQHGGLVPCGPKSKVCPDRSKYVFWDPYHPTDAANVIIAKRLLDGGIEDISPINIRALLNLESED, encoded by the exons ATGGGACGACGAACATTTATGTTTCGATATACACAAGAAGTAGTTAACGTGGTTGTAACTGCTTTAATGGTCTTGTTTTGGTCAGGGATGACTTGTTTGGGAAAACCACTTCCTGCTCAGTTTATTTTCGGTGATTCGTTAGTCGATGCAGGAAATAATAACTATCTTGTAACGCTATCGAAGGCGAACTTCCCGCCTTATGGGATCGACTTTGGGATGCCTACTGGACGATATACGAATGGAAGAACAATAACAGACATTCTAG GACAAGAATTGGGTGAGAAGGATTTTAGGCCGCCATACTTGGCTCCAACGACAGTCGGCCCAGTAGTCCTTAAAGGTGTAAATTATGCATCCGGTGGTGGTGGAATTTTAAATGAGACCGGATATATcttt ATTGGCAGATTAAACATGGATGCACAACTTGACAACTTTGCAAACACGCGACATGATATAATCTCGAGAATAGATGTACCCGCAACACAAGATTTGCTCAATAAAGCATTATACTCGGTAACGATGGGTTCAAACGATTTTATAAATAACTACCTTACGCCCGTTCTTTCAACTAAAGAGCAAAAACGAGTATCCCCTGAGGAATTTGTTGGAATTATGATTTCAAGATTTAGAGGACAACTTAAG AGACTATACTATTTTGGAGCAAGAAAGATTGTGGTTTCGAACGTGGGTCCTATCGGATGCATTCCATATGTAAGAGATACAAATATGTCTGGAGAAAAATGTGCAGCTTTGCCGAATCACTTGGCTCAACTCTTCAATTCACAGTTGAAAAGTTTACTCGAAGATCTGAATAACTCACTCGAAGGGTCATTATTCATTTATGCGGATGTAAATCGAATTGTTAACGATATTATTCAGAATTTTAAATCATATG GTTTTGATAATGGCGATCATGCGTGTTGTCGTGTGCTTGGTCAACACGGTGGCCTTGTGCCATGTGGACCGAAATCGAAAGTTTGTCCTGATAGATCGAAGTACGTTTTTTGGGACCCTTATCATCCGACAGACGCTGCCAACGTTATCATAGCAAAGCGACTTTTAGATGGAGGCATCGAAGATATATCTCCTATCAACATTAGAGCTCTTTTGAATCTTGAAAGTGAAGACTAG